A single genomic interval of Physeter macrocephalus isolate SW-GA chromosome 5, ASM283717v5, whole genome shotgun sequence harbors:
- the ZC3HAV1L gene encoding zinc finger CCCH-type antiviral protein 1-like isoform X1, producing the protein MAEPTVCSFLTKVLCAHGGRMFLQDLRGHVELSEARLRDVLRQAGPDRFLLQEVEVREDPWDAEAEVAAGEGGAGGGGGPSAWRVVAVSSARLCARYQRGECQACDQLHLCRRHMMGKCPNRDCWSTCTLSHDIHIPVNIQVLKNQGLFGLNEAQLRILLLQNDPCLLPEVCLLYNKGEALYGYCNLKDKCNKFHVCKSFVRGECKLPKCKRSHQLIHATSLQLLQDQGLNIPSVVNFQIIATYKHMKLHKMLENKDNSASSAEHSQGLEKQGVHVARAAEASPLVSGPAESAKKPCAGKP; encoded by the exons ATGGCGGAGCCCACGGTGTGCTCCTTCCTCACCAAGGTGCTGTGCGCCCACGGCGGCCGCATGTTCCTGCAGGATCTGCGCGGCCACGTGGAGCTCTCGGAGGCCCGGCTGCGGGACGTGCTGCGCCAGGCCGGGCCCGACCGCTTCCTGCTGCAGGAGGTGGAGGTGCGGGAGGACCCGTGGGACGCCGAGGCTGAGGTGGCGGCCGGCGAGGGCGGCGCGGGCGGCGGTGGCGGCCCCTCGGCCTGGCGGGTGGTGGCTGTGTCCTCCGCGCGCCTCTGCGCTCGCTACCAGCGCGGCGAGTGCCAGGCCTGCGACCAGCTGCACCTCTGCCGCCGCCACATGATGGGCAAGTGCCCGAACCGCGACTGCTG GTCTACCTGCACCCTTTCTCATGATATCCACATACCTGTCAACATCCAAGTCCTGAAAAACCAGGGACTGTTTGGTCTCAATGAGGCCCAGCTTCGGATCCTTCTTTTACAGAATGACCCCTGCCTTTTACCAGAG GTCTGTTTGCTCTACAACAAAGGTGAAGCCCTGTATGGTTACTGCAACCTCAAGGATAAATGCAACAAGTTTCACGTGTGCAAGTCCTTTGTCAGGGGAGAGTGCAAGCTGCCTAAGTGCAAGCGGTCTCATCAGCTAATTCACGCTACATCCCTGCAGCTGCTGCAGGACCAAGGACTGAATATTCCAAGTGTCGTTAATTTTCAGATAATTGCTACCTACAAGCACATGAAGCTGCACAAGATGCTTGAAAATAAAG atAATTCAGCTTCTTCTGCTGAGCATTCCCAGGGCCTTGAGAAACAAGGAGTACACGTAGCTAGGGCTGCAGAGGCCAGTCCTCTGGTCTCTGGCCCTGCTGAGTCAGCCAAGAAGCCATGTGCAGGTAAACCTTAG
- the ZC3HAV1L gene encoding zinc finger CCCH-type antiviral protein 1-like isoform X2, translating into MAEPTVCSFLTKVLCAHGGRMFLQDLRGHVELSEARLRDVLRQAGPDRFLLQEVEVREDPWDAEAEVAAGEGGAGGGGGPSAWRVVAVSSARLCARYQRGECQACDQLHLCRRHMMGKCPNRDCWSTCTLSHDIHIPVNIQVLKNQGLFGLNEAQLRILLLQNDPCLLPEVCLLYNKGEALYGYCNLKDKCNKFHVCKSFVRGECKLPKCKRSHQLIHATSLQLLQDQGLNIPSVVNFQIIATYKHMKLHKMLENKDNSASSAEHSQGLEKQGVHVARAAEASPLVSGPAESAKKPCAGSRCAGAAAMAHGPSRSAACGIFPDRGTNPRPLHRQADSQPLRHQGNPHSLHCGIQGLHTLYALFFFFFFA; encoded by the exons ATGGCGGAGCCCACGGTGTGCTCCTTCCTCACCAAGGTGCTGTGCGCCCACGGCGGCCGCATGTTCCTGCAGGATCTGCGCGGCCACGTGGAGCTCTCGGAGGCCCGGCTGCGGGACGTGCTGCGCCAGGCCGGGCCCGACCGCTTCCTGCTGCAGGAGGTGGAGGTGCGGGAGGACCCGTGGGACGCCGAGGCTGAGGTGGCGGCCGGCGAGGGCGGCGCGGGCGGCGGTGGCGGCCCCTCGGCCTGGCGGGTGGTGGCTGTGTCCTCCGCGCGCCTCTGCGCTCGCTACCAGCGCGGCGAGTGCCAGGCCTGCGACCAGCTGCACCTCTGCCGCCGCCACATGATGGGCAAGTGCCCGAACCGCGACTGCTG GTCTACCTGCACCCTTTCTCATGATATCCACATACCTGTCAACATCCAAGTCCTGAAAAACCAGGGACTGTTTGGTCTCAATGAGGCCCAGCTTCGGATCCTTCTTTTACAGAATGACCCCTGCCTTTTACCAGAG GTCTGTTTGCTCTACAACAAAGGTGAAGCCCTGTATGGTTACTGCAACCTCAAGGATAAATGCAACAAGTTTCACGTGTGCAAGTCCTTTGTCAGGGGAGAGTGCAAGCTGCCTAAGTGCAAGCGGTCTCATCAGCTAATTCACGCTACATCCCTGCAGCTGCTGCAGGACCAAGGACTGAATATTCCAAGTGTCGTTAATTTTCAGATAATTGCTACCTACAAGCACATGAAGCTGCACAAGATGCTTGAAAATAAAG atAATTCAGCTTCTTCTGCTGAGCATTCCCAGGGCCTTGAGAAACAAGGAGTACACGTAGCTAGGGCTGCAGAGGCCAGTCCTCTGGTCTCTGGCCCTGCTGAGTCAGCCAAGAAGCCATGTGCAG gctccagatgcgcaggcgcagcggccatggctcacgggcccagccgctccgcggcatgtgggatcttcccggaccggggcacgaacccgcgtcccctgcatcggcaggcggactctcaaccactgcgccaccagggaaatccccatagTTTACATTGTGGTATTCAGGGACTACATACactttatgctcttttttttttttttttttttgcttaa